The nucleotide window AGCGAGATGGCAGATTAAAGTTTCTAATATCAGAGCCATGCTTCAAGAAAACCTCGGCCAACTCGTCAAGAAGCATGCATCTCAATCTTTCAGGAGGGACGACATAGTTCTTATTACCTAGGGCCTGCCGCAGCCTATGCTGGATATCATCGGACATGCTATCACAGTGACGCTAAAAAAAACAAGCTCATCCTTGATAGAACAATGCATGAGCATGGTCACAAACAAATGCCTAAGACGATGGCCAAACCCCCAGACAACTGCCTCATCAAATGCTACATACCACTCGTTGTCATCACCTAACAAACCACGGGCGGCACATGCCTCTTTAAAAGTATGGTAAAGACGACCATTGTATGACCGGAGACCCTCGTAAGACGTAGCCCCTCTAACAATCATCAAGAGCATGCGCAAGTAATACAACTCACCACTCAAAGGATGTACATAATATATGCGGCCAATCTTTTGACCCCCACCCCTTGGATGCCATGATCTACTTTTAGCTTCCCATGTCCAAGCAGTTGGAAAATCACAGTACGTCAATGAGCGAGCATCTTCAAACATCTCATTAGCAACGAACCATTCAGTAAGCATAGTCTTTTGCAAGAAGTCAGAATCAACAATTTTGGTGAGGTCAACACCAGAACGATAGTAAACAGTATTCATACCAGGCATATGAACAGTCAGCCTTTGAACGGATGGCATTTTATAATGTATTTCAAACCCAAATATACGCCATAGCGCATCATACTCACATATATAGCGACATATCAGATACTCTTGAATCTCATCTACCGTGCGACAACCATCTTTATTTAACTTTTTTAGCCTCTCTAACATGACCTTAGAGTAGTCAGCGCCTTTAGTCACGTACTTAAAGAGGTATTTCATAACCTGCGTCTTATTACACCACTCTACATTTATATGGCCCTGGAATTTCTTAAGCATTGCCATGTTATAAGGAACAACGTGCCTATTATCAAGATAATGACCATTTTTATAGACCCTTTGACCATTGTTGCGACGCCGATACAAGACAAACCCATTATCATCAACAATAGTGGTATCTCTGAAATCCTTAggaaaatatttagaacaagcaCCATTTTTCATGCAGATGCACTTATCATTCATGTCACCACACGGACCGTGCATCATGAATTCAGAAACTAATGCATATCCTAGAGGATCAAGTAACGGATCAGGTATCTCAGCAGATATGAACGAATTAATACTTTCAACACCGATCTCACCGTTGCCTCCTTTCCTCCACACAAGTATGTGCGCGTGAGGCAGCCCTCGCTTCTGGAACTCAACGGTATACAAAACTGAAAACAAAACAGGAAAGTCACATCAGCCAGACTATTCAACAGAAAGACAAGAACACTGTCAACAAACCACAATAAAAGATATAGCACATCAGCACACAGTACCAGCAGTAACCGCACCAAAAGCCCGTCCGGATTTGATCTCGTCTAAGTACTCGATGAGCTTCATGTGATAGACCACAACAACAATATCTGCCCTATCAGAAGGCGTCTGGCCGGGTTCCAATGAATTGGTGATCTCAGGCCATTTGGGATTGCAAGTGAAAGTGGTAAACACATCTGGCGCACCGTGCACTCGACAAACTGCGAGACCATCATGGAAATTTTCATTGTAATAGCGACGACCACCAGTATGACTGGAAGGTACAATGGTTCTCTTCCCAAGAGCATCACCATCAACACACCCATCACCCACCGCATCAGCAATGCCCTGCATGTGCTCCGACCTCAGCATATCCTGGTTTCTTAAGATGTACCACAGCCTATTTTCATCAATGCATGCACGCGCATCGACTACCGCCTGGGAGGAGAGAAGGCCATAACATATATAGGGATTAGGCTGATCACTTCTATAGTGACACATAAAACGATAGTAATCCTGCATGGTCATCCTATTTCGACTATTAGTGGAATCATCACCACCACCAGCAGGGTACGAAGAGGATGCCTCATCAGGTGGGCTTCCAAGGGTGTGATTAGGATCAACAGGACCGCCATTATCATCGTCTTCAGGAACAATCAGGTGAGGAACATTGACCTGAAACCCCCTCTCTCCATAAGGGAAGAGCAGCGGGTACTGCAGCGGCATGAACGCAGTATTCAGAGAGGATATCTATTGTAAACCATCGGAACGGCTGCAAACAACAATGTCCCGACAGGACGCTTCTAATGTTAAATCACCACCAACTATTAGAGCAGCAAGTCCAATGGTTGTAGGCAAGCTAAATTGGGGACTATCGCCCTTTGAAGGCCCAATAATACGAATCGAGATATCCTCGATGGGCTCATCCCCACGACCCTCTATCATCCTACTCGCCTCCCTAAAGGTTTGCACCAATGGATTAGACACATCAAGCATGTCTCTAAGACCAACCACAATATTCTCATCCACACCCCCAGTAGGCTTATCTTCTGGATTCAAGGCATTCATCCTATGCCTGATCTCATTAGCTGGGTCATGTATATACAACTCAGCAAACTTCGGGGTATCATCACCTTTAGGCACCAATGAACCAATACGATGGGACACCTGACCACTAATCTTAAAAATCTTAGGCCCACGGCTACCACCAAATGAACGCTCGATAGTAGCACCCATCAAAGTGAAGGCGAACATACAATTGTACTCACGTATAGACCGGAGGAATTTTTTAGCACGAGAAGTACCATCGAACCGAAGAAGCTCCCGGAGATAGGCCGGGGGATCCTTAAAGGGGGGAACATATACCTTTGCGTCTTTACAACAGCAATAGTAAACCATTTTACGCAGTGTCCACGATGACTTGGCCCTAGAACACTCAGCATACCAAAAGGAAGCACCACAGTATTGGCACAAAAAATCAGGAGGACCATAGTATGACCTATCTGCATAGGAAGCTAACAAACAAAAGAACACACAGCTATCAGGCAGAAAGAAAAAATGAGACAACCATCACACAACCAAAACACCAAAGATCATGTTCATAGATACCTTTTAAGGACTCGGCAAACTTGACCGAATAACCTTGCCAATCCTTTGGCAAAGGGCTCTGGACAACAACACCTAACAAGACATGCAAAACCAAATAAGAAACCCTAAGGAAAACAACGTCAACTAACAAAGAACCAGAAAGAATTTAATGCACCTTCATATCCAGGGCGACGCAACTTAATTGTCACTCTCCTCTTTTTCCATTTGTTGCGATCTACCCCAATCACCTCCGAACCCACGTAAAACGAATAACCATGCCAATCCCTCGGCAAGAAACCATCGACAACATGCTCTGAGAATACATGTATAACTTAATCAAAACAACTAAAGGAAAGAAAATAAAACCCAACAACAGAGCAGGAATCTCTATGCACCTTCATATCGGGTGCGACGAAATTCAACAGCCATTTTCCGTTTCTTGCGATTTACCGTAGTAATGGACGAACTCAGAAAAGGAAACCAACCATAGCCTAACAACAAGAGAATAACACAACAATCAACACATTCAGCAAAACAGCCCACCAAGCGAAAGAACAAAGGAAGAAAAGTGGATAGGTACGCACGTGTACGACTTTGGGATGGCATATCAACATCCTGCCGTGGCACTAACGTCTCGCAATCCCCGACACCGACGCATGCCCAGCACTACGACTAAGCATGGGCCTACAGACACCCATATTGCTCGGGCCAGGCACGCTGCCTTGGTCCGCTACAGCAATAGGCACCCTCCGTGGAGCACCCTGCCGCGCAGCAACAATATGAGATCCAGCAACAGGATAAGAGGCAGAGGCACCGCCTGCATCAGAACCCCCCCCGGCCGCTGGCCCGTCGACGACCACCGATGCCCCGCCCACGACCGGCGCCCCCTGCATCAGACCCCCGGCCAGCGGCCCGACCACGCCCACCCGTAGCCCGCCCACGACCGGCGCCCCCTGCATCAGACCCCCGGCCAGCGGCCCGACCACGCCCACCAGCAGCCCACACACGACCAGCACCCCCTTCATCAAACCCTCGGCCAGCGGCCCGACCACGTCCACCAGCAGCCCGCCCACGACCACGCCCACGACCACGAGCATTTACCAAACCAGCACCAAACCCAACAGCATCCTCACCATGGACCACAACCGGACGACGTGGCATGTCAGTAACAGAAGTACAGCATACCCAAGACACTGAAAACAAATAAGCAAGAACAATGTAACCTTAAAAAGCAGAACACCGGGTATCCAAATATAGCGTAACAAAGTAAAAGGACCAGACACGATCTATCATACCCTGCACCAGCAACAAGGCCACGAGAAAGATAAGGCTCACAGTGAATAAACAAATAGTTAATATCCATATCTTATTACAACCAGTCACCCATCTCATACACAATGATCTAAGCATAGACCAACCTACATCACGAAGATAAATCTATCAACTAACCAACAGGGAAAAAAGACCCTAGATACAAGGCACACCTAGAAGGCACATGCCGTAGAAACCAACCAAGCATGTAACATCTGCCGCCGCAAAGCAGCATTGACGTCACCCACGGCAGCAGACGCATCACCGGCAACAGCAGGCACCGAAGACCGAACCAGTGAGGCCGCCAAAACAACTGCTGAACAAGCAAGTTCTCGATAAGTCATCATGCTCTTGTAATTGTAGTCTACAACAACAAACCCATACAGACCCTGTAGGAAACAAATAGCTTGGAGAGCGGCATCATCATGAAGAGATGGGCAACCTATACCGTCCCGGGACCAAAAAAACTTCGTCATGGTCAAGGCATCACCTCTAGGAACATCAACATCTAGCTCCACCCCTCCAAGCACAACCCCATTGTCCATGACCTCCCGCAAGTACGAATGGAATGACAAACGACATCGCGAAGCAACGACATCTAACATGTGCACAAAAGAACAACCGACTGCAAACATCCTGCCAGCAAAACAGGAACCCAAAATAAGAAGACCCCACACAAAAAAGAAAACACCAACCAGGCATAAACGTTAGATCCCAAAAGAATGTAGGCAATAGATCCTTGCAATATATATAACAACCCACCTCTGCAACACACATGAACCCAAACAACAATATACATGGACCTTAGGCATAGGCTATATCCACAGCAGATATGGACTGACAGCAATCCAGAACATAAATAATAAATAAACAACATAAATAATAAATAACACATCCCCTGTAATACACATATTCGCAAACAACATAAATAATAAATAACACATCCCCTGTAATACACATATTCGCAAAACAGAGGATAGAATCTGCGGTATTTATGGACCACAGACACACATACGACCTACAGAAGTAAAACCGAGGAGGCCAGGCGAGAGGGGAGAATTACCTGCAACCGAACCAGCCAAAACACCTCGAACAACACGAATCAGAATGGATCAGCACGAATCCGAATGAATCAACAAGCAAACCCTAGACAGATCCCTGAAGAACAACAAAAGTCTTGATGAGCACATACACAGCACAGAGGGGAGAACAAACAAGGGAGAAATCAATTACCTCAGCCATCTCAGAAGCTCAGCCGGTGTGCTCCCTTCCCGGTCAACTCGCAAGGCAGGCCCAACGCAACGGCACCGTCCAAACACTTAAAATCAAGCAAACAAGCAAGGGAGACGATAAGAAACATCCGGAACAAAATAGACGAGCGAGAGGTAGAGGGAAACCACCTGAAGGACGGCGTCGAATCGAGAAGGAGGAGCGCCGGCGACGAGAGAGAATGAGATCCAGAAAGAAGGAGACGAGAGGGACAAATGAGAGCACGAAAGGGTGGGTCGCTGCCCTCCCCCACCCCATAGCCGGACGAGCTAATCACCGCGCGCCACACACGACCCCCGGGAGCGAAAAGACCGAAATACCCTCGGCGGGGGCAAGATATAACATGCGGTGGCATGGGATATTTCACCGCTGGTACACGCGACGGGAGGAACGGAAGCGCATGGAGGCGGTTAGAGGCAGTAACTATTCATTTCTATAGTGCCAAACCAGGATCCGACGGCCCATATCTTCCATCTGCTCGATCGGATGACCCAAAACCCATCAAGCATCGCGATCCGACGGCCGAGAGTGCCTGAGCTCTGAGAGAGCTCGGTGGAACATCCTTCTCTTATCTCTTggtgttttcttatatccgaatagaagttatattgtcatggatcatccaacatgttgagcttgcctttccctctcattcTAGACAAATTcttttgcaccaagtagagatactacttgtgcttccaaacatccctaaacccagttttgccatgagagtccaccatacctacctatgcattgagtaagatccttcaagtaagttgtcatcggtgcaagcaataaaaattgctctctaaatatccatgatctattagtgtgaagaaaataagctttatacgaacttgtgatatggaagaaataaaagtgacagactgcataataaaggtctttatcacaagcggcaatataaattgatgttcttttgcattaagattttgtgcattcaaccataaaagcgcatgacaacctctagttccctctgcgaagggctattttctacttttatctcctacccttatacaagagtcatagtgatcatcacctttccctttttatactttttcctttggcaagcactatgtgttggagagatctggatacatatatatccactcggatgtaggttttcataaagtattattattgacattacccttgaggtaaaagattgggaggtgaaactataagcccctatctttctctgtgtccgattgaagctttgaacccataagtatcgcgtgagtgttagcaattgtgaaagattatatgatagttgagtatgtggacttgctgaaaagctcttatattgactctttccgatgttatgataaattgcaattgctccaatgactgaggtcatagtttgttagttttcaatgaagtttctgattcatactttgctttgtgaatgaattgttactttagcatgagaaactatatgacaatatatgttgctgttctaaagatgatcatgatgccctcatgtccgtatttttattttattgacacttatatctctaaacatgtggacatatttatcgatattggctttcgcttgaggacaagcgaggtataagcttgggggagttgatatgtccattttgcatcatgcttttatattgatatttattgcattatgggctgttattatacattatatcacaatacttatgcccattctctcttattttataagttttacatgaagagggagaatgccggcacctggaattctggactggaaaggagcaaatattagagacctattctgcacaaccccaaaagtcccgaaacttcacggagcatgtttttggaatatataaaagaTATTAGgtgaagaaagtaccagaggggggccaccagccagccacaagagtggagggcgcgccctatcCCCCTAGAACATGCCCCctgaccttgtgggccccctggcaggcctccggtgcccatcgtTGGCTATATTGTGCGTTTTGACttggaaaaaatcagaaggaagctttcggggcGAAGCGCCGCCGTCTAGAGGCAaaacctgggcagaaccaatctagggctccgacggagctgttttGTTGGGGAAACATcccccgggagggggaaatcgtcgccatagtcatcaccatcgatcctctcatcgagagggggtcaatctccatcaacatcttcatcagcaccatctcctctcaaagcCTAGTTCgtctcttgtattcgatcttggtcccaaaacctcagattggtacctgtgggttgctagtagtgttgattactccttgtagttgatgctaattggtttatCCGGTGaaagattatattttcagatccttaatgataattaatactcctctaatcttgatcataaatatgttttatgagtagttacgtttgttcctgaagacatgggagaagtcttgttataagtaatcatgtgaatttggtattcgtttgatatttcgatgagatgtatgttgtctctcctctagtggtgttatgtgaacgtcgactacatgacacttcaccattatttgggcctagggaaagacattgggaagtaataagtacatgatgagttgctagagtgacagaagttaaaccctaatttatgcgttgcttcgtaaggggctgatttggattcatatgtttcatgatatggttatgtttatcttaattcttctttcgtagttgcagatgcttgcgaaagggattaatcataagtgagaggcttgtccaaggaagggcaacacccaagcaccggtccacccacatatcaaattatcaaagtaacaaacgcgaatcctcgggagcgctttgtttcatataagagtttgttcaggcttgtccttttgctaaaaaaggattgaaccatcttgctgcaccttagttactttatttacttgttatcCGTTAtgatttatcttatcacaaaactatctgttaccgataatttcagtgcttacagagaataccttattgaaaccacttgtcattttcttctgctccttgttggtttcgatactcttacttatcgaatgaactacgatagatgcctatacttgtgggtcatcatgagGGGAGGATGAAAATTGGTGGCAGCACGCGCCTGACGACGGGATGGGATGCAGGAAGAGGAGGACGGACGATGGCGGCGTAGAGGATGAGCTAGTGTTAGGGATGGGAGCTAGGCCGCGAGGTTGACCCAACCACGTAACCGTAAGTGCAGAAGGACACAACTAGTTTTTTACTCAACACAGTGCTGCTGCCATTTTATATCCATATATGAAATGACAAAAATGCCTCGGTGGGGGCAAGGATATCACATTTTGATGCAATTGAAATTTATCGGACGGCTGAAGTTGATCTGGTAAATATCCAACGACTGACATCCCACGGTCTGTGTTCGCGAGAAGATTCCAATCGAACGGCCGAGAAGCTCTAAGCTCCGAGGAGGCAAGACGTGAATGGGATGGGATGGGATGGGATGCCATAAGGGCGGAGGCCTTGCTGCACGAGATCCCCAACCCCAGTCCGCTCAACGCCATGATGGACCCTTCCTCTTCCTCCActgcctccgcctccgcccctgCTCCGGCTGCCTCCACCTACAGCAGCGATAGCGGGGGGCCCGCCGCTGCCCTGTCGGCAGCGGTCGCCACGGCATCCCGGCGGTTTCAGCACCTGCTGGACCGGTCAACTCCGCACGTGGGCCGCCGTTGGCTGGGCCTCGCTGGGGGAGTATTGGTGTACGCGCTGCGCGCGTGGTTCGTCGGCGGCTACTACATCGTGACGTATGCCCTCGGCATCTACCTCCTCAACCTCCTCATCGCCTTCCTGTCGCCTCAGGTCGACCCCGAGCTCGCCGAGGTCCTCGGCGAGGGGCCCGCGCTCCCCACGCGCTCCTCGGACGAGTTCCGTCCGTTCGTCCGCCG belongs to Triticum urartu cultivar G1812 chromosome 7, Tu2.1, whole genome shotgun sequence and includes:
- the LOC125520044 gene encoding protein RER1A-like; this encodes MGWDAIRAEALLHEIPNPSPLNAMMDPSSSSTASASAPAPAASTYSSDSGGPAAALSAAVATASRRFQHLLDRSTPHVGRRWLGLAGGVLVYALRAWFVGGYYIVTYALGIYLLNLLIAFLSPQVDPELAEVLGEGPALPTRSSDEFRPFVRRLPEFKFWYSIVKAFCIAFGMTFFSVFDVPVFWPILLFYWVVLFTVTMKRQILHMVKYRYVPFTFGKQRYNGKRAASADDLTLPKD